A portion of the Cellulophaga algicola DSM 14237 genome contains these proteins:
- the rplT gene encoding 50S ribosomal protein L20, translating to MPRSVNSVASRARRKKVMKQAKGYFGRRKNVWTVAKNAVEKAMLYAYRDRRNKKRNFRSLWITRINAGARLHGMSYSQFMGKVKANNIELNRKVLADLAMNHPEAFKAVVQKIK from the coding sequence ATGCCAAGATCAGTAAATTCAGTTGCTTCTAGAGCCAGAAGAAAAAAGGTAATGAAGCAAGCCAAAGGTTACTTTGGAAGACGTAAAAACGTTTGGACAGTAGCTAAAAATGCAGTTGAAAAAGCAATGTTATATGCTTATAGAGACCGTAGAAACAAGAAAAGAAATTTCCGTTCATTATGGATCACTCGTATTAATGCAGGTGCTCGTTTACACGGAATGTCTTATTCTCAGTTTATGGGAAAAGTTAAAGCTAACAACATCGAATTAAACCGTAAGGTTTTAGCCGATTTAGCAATGAATCACCCAGAAGCTTTTAAAGCTGTAGTTCAAAAAATAAAGTAA
- the rpmI gene encoding 50S ribosomal protein L35: MPKQKTKSSAKKRFKLTGSGKIKRKHAFKSHILTKKSKKRKLALTHSGLVHQADVNSIKEQLRLK; encoded by the coding sequence ATGCCTAAACAAAAAACAAAATCCAGTGCCAAAAAGCGTTTTAAGCTTACAGGTTCGGGTAAAATCAAAAGAAAGCACGCTTTTAAGAGTCACATTTTGACGAAAAAATCTAAAAAGCGTAAGCTAGCGTTAACACATTCAGGGTTAGTTCACCAGGCTGATGTTAACAGTATTAAAGAGCAATTACGTTTAAAGTAA
- the infC gene encoding translation initiation factor IF-3 — protein MAIRKRFKPQPRRENKNPHKINEQILSPNVRLVGDNVEVGVYPIREALNKAEELELDLVEISPNADPPVCKITDYKKFLYEQKKREKVMKAKATKVIVKEIRFGPQTDDHDYEFKKKHAEKFLKDGAKLKAYVFFKGRSIVYKDQGEILLLKLASELEDLGKVEQMPRLEGKRMTMFIAPKTNKK, from the coding sequence ATAGCAATAAGAAAAAGATTTAAACCCCAACCACGGAGGGAAAACAAAAACCCTCACAAAATCAACGAACAAATACTTTCTCCTAACGTAAGGTTGGTAGGTGATAATGTAGAAGTTGGTGTTTACCCTATACGGGAAGCACTTAACAAAGCTGAGGAATTAGAATTAGATTTGGTAGAAATTTCTCCAAATGCTGATCCGCCTGTTTGTAAAATAACAGATTATAAGAAATTCTTATACGAGCAAAAGAAGCGCGAAAAAGTCATGAAGGCTAAAGCGACGAAAGTTATCGTAAAAGAAATTCGTTTTGGACCACAAACTGATGATCATGATTATGAGTTCAAAAAGAAACATGCAGAGAAATTTTTAAAAGACGGAGCTAAATTAAAAGCTTATGTGTTTTTTAAAGGACGTTCTATTGTATACAAAGATCAAGGTGAAATACTTTTGCTTAAGTTAGCGTCTGAATTAGAAGACCTAGGTAAAGTAGAACAAATGCCTCGATTAGAAGGAAAGAGAATGACGATGTTCATTGCTCCAAAAACAAATAAGAAGTAA
- the thrS gene encoding threonine--tRNA ligase has translation MIKITLPDGSIRECEKGSTPMDVAKSISEGFARNVISAKFNDTVLEVTTPLLEDGSLVLYSWNDAAGKKAFWHSSSHVVAQAIEELYPGVKLTIGPAIDNGFYYDIDLGDTSISDKDFPAIEKKAIEIARGKHNFKMHPVSKAAALQKYKEQGNEYKVELIENLEDGTITFCDHDTFTDLCRGGHIPNTGIIKAIKILSVAGAYWRGDENKPQLTRIYGISFPKQKELTEYLELLEQAKQRDHRKLGKELELFTFSAKVGQGLPLWLPKGAALRERLEDFLKKAQKKAGYEMVITPHIGQKELYVTSGHYAKYGADSFQPIKTPKMDEEFLLKPMNCPHHCEVYNFKPHSYKDLPKRFAEFGTVYRYEQSGELHGLTRVRGFTQDDAHIFCTPDQLDEEFKNVIDLSLYVLGSLGFDNFTAQVSVRDLTKPEKYIGSVENWEKAESAIINAATEKGLNFVIESGEAAFYGPKLDFMVKDALGRQWQLGTIQVDYNLPERFDLTYKGSDNELHRPVMIHRAPFGSMERFIALLLEHTGGNFPLWLIPEQAIILPVSEKHEKYAEKVLKSLEKHEIRALVDKRNETVGKKIREAEMNKLPFMLIVGENEEAEETISVRRHGGEDLGSITISDFNELVTTEINSTLKSF, from the coding sequence ATGATTAAGATTACATTACCAGACGGTAGTATTAGAGAGTGCGAAAAAGGAAGCACTCCAATGGATGTAGCTAAAAGCATTAGCGAAGGATTTGCTAGAAATGTAATTTCTGCAAAATTCAATGACACAGTACTAGAAGTTACCACTCCTTTATTAGAGGACGGCTCTCTTGTATTGTATTCTTGGAATGATGCTGCAGGTAAAAAAGCTTTTTGGCATTCGTCTTCCCACGTAGTTGCACAAGCCATAGAAGAATTGTACCCTGGTGTAAAACTAACCATAGGGCCTGCTATTGATAACGGATTTTATTATGACATTGATTTAGGTGATACCTCTATTTCTGACAAAGATTTTCCTGCAATTGAGAAGAAGGCAATAGAAATAGCTAGAGGCAAACATAACTTTAAAATGCACCCTGTTTCTAAAGCAGCTGCATTACAAAAATACAAGGAACAAGGCAACGAGTATAAAGTTGAGCTTATAGAAAATCTGGAAGATGGCACCATCACATTTTGTGATCATGACACGTTTACAGATTTATGTAGAGGTGGTCATATTCCAAACACAGGAATTATAAAGGCTATTAAAATTCTAAGTGTTGCAGGAGCTTATTGGAGAGGTGACGAAAACAAACCACAGCTTACCCGAATTTATGGTATTTCTTTCCCTAAACAAAAAGAGCTTACCGAATATTTAGAATTATTAGAGCAAGCAAAACAAAGAGACCATAGAAAATTAGGTAAAGAATTAGAACTTTTTACGTTCTCTGCAAAAGTAGGTCAAGGCCTACCTTTATGGCTGCCTAAAGGAGCTGCTTTGAGAGAAAGATTAGAAGATTTCTTGAAAAAAGCTCAAAAGAAAGCAGGTTACGAAATGGTGATTACACCACATATTGGCCAGAAAGAATTATATGTTACCTCAGGTCACTACGCTAAATATGGAGCAGATAGTTTTCAACCTATCAAAACTCCAAAAATGGATGAAGAATTCTTGTTAAAACCAATGAATTGTCCGCACCACTGTGAAGTTTATAATTTTAAACCACATTCTTATAAAGATTTACCTAAGCGTTTTGCTGAGTTTGGAACCGTTTATAGGTACGAACAAAGTGGAGAACTACATGGTTTAACTCGGGTAAGAGGTTTTACACAAGATGATGCTCATATTTTTTGTACTCCTGATCAACTAGATGAAGAGTTTAAAAACGTAATAGACTTATCTCTTTATGTTTTAGGATCTTTAGGTTTTGATAATTTTACAGCACAAGTATCTGTTCGTGATTTAACAAAACCAGAAAAATACATTGGTTCAGTAGAAAACTGGGAAAAAGCAGAAAGTGCTATTATCAATGCTGCCACAGAAAAAGGGCTTAATTTTGTGATTGAAAGTGGCGAAGCTGCCTTCTATGGTCCAAAGTTAGACTTCATGGTTAAAGATGCACTTGGCAGACAGTGGCAATTAGGAACCATTCAAGTAGATTACAACCTTCCAGAACGTTTTGACCTTACCTACAAAGGAAGTGATAACGAACTGCACAGACCTGTAATGATTCACCGTGCACCATTTGGTAGTATGGAACGTTTTATAGCGCTTTTGCTAGAGCATACAGGAGGTAATTTCCCTCTTTGGTTAATCCCTGAGCAGGCTATAATATTACCTGTTAGCGAGAAACATGAAAAATATGCAGAAAAAGTTTTAAAATCGCTAGAAAAACACGAAATTCGCGCACTTGTTGACAAGCGTAATGAGACAGTCGGCAAGAAAATACGAGAAGCTGAGATGAATAAATTACCATTTATGCTGATCGTAGGTGAAAATGAAGAAGCTGAGGAAACCATTTCTGTTCGAAGACACGGAGGCGAAGATTTAGGTTCAATTACAATTTCTGACTTTAACGAGTTGGTAACTACAGAAATAAATAGTACCTTAAAGTCGTTTTAA
- a CDS encoding substrate-binding domain-containing protein, with protein MKLKNHLSIKDLIKVFVVCSVLLIVGCAEPIEKSDNSRKSESSDDALIESAIDLSGKTIGYCSPTLNAPYYQALLQSIKETTEKNGMTFLSADGQDDINKQVAAVEDLITKGVDALLLNPKDPDALVGVTKLAKAAGIPVFIIDSSIDPSAEYVTTIQSNNLANGELAGEWLAKKFGKEKMNIALLSGNAGNPVGRTRKQGLLQGISEEQLRSLGYIDLNIQTQAYTDWSYAGGLQAMEDILVAHPDINVVITESDVCVLGAIKAIAQAGKTDDILIVAGADGQKEAIKYIMETDFYGCTAMNSPVQIGKNAVIYAIQYMNGKKDFSKTSFTAPLLITKENAAQYYNPNALF; from the coding sequence ATGAAACTAAAAAACCACCTTTCCATAAAAGACCTAATAAAGGTATTTGTGGTATGCTCAGTACTCTTGATAGTAGGCTGTGCAGAACCTATTGAGAAATCAGACAATAGTAGAAAAAGTGAATCTAGTGATGATGCACTTATCGAAAGTGCTATAGACCTTTCGGGGAAAACTATAGGGTATTGTTCGCCAACATTAAATGCTCCTTATTATCAGGCATTATTGCAAAGTATAAAGGAAACAACGGAAAAAAACGGAATGACTTTTTTATCTGCAGATGGTCAAGATGATATCAATAAGCAAGTAGCTGCTGTAGAAGACTTAATTACTAAGGGTGTAGATGCTTTATTATTGAATCCAAAAGATCCTGATGCACTTGTGGGGGTAACTAAATTGGCGAAAGCTGCTGGCATTCCGGTTTTTATAATCGATAGCTCAATAGATCCTTCTGCAGAATATGTAACAACAATTCAATCTAATAATTTAGCGAATGGTGAGTTAGCAGGTGAATGGTTGGCTAAAAAATTCGGCAAGGAAAAAATGAATATTGCTTTATTAAGTGGTAATGCAGGAAACCCTGTAGGTAGAACACGAAAGCAAGGGTTGTTGCAAGGTATTTCGGAAGAGCAATTAAGAAGTTTAGGGTATATTGATTTAAACATACAAACACAAGCCTACACCGATTGGTCGTATGCAGGTGGTTTACAGGCTATGGAAGATATTTTGGTAGCACACCCAGATATAAATGTGGTAATTACCGAGTCAGACGTTTGTGTGCTCGGGGCTATAAAAGCAATAGCACAGGCAGGTAAGACAGATGATATTCTTATTGTCGCAGGTGCAGACGGACAAAAAGAAGCAATTAAATACATTATGGAAACCGATTTCTATGGTTGTACCGCGATGAATAGTCCTGTACAGATAGGTAAAAATGCAGTTATCTACGCAATTCAGTATATGAACGGAAAAAAAGATTTTTCAAAAACGTCTTTTACTGCTCCATTATTGATTACTAAAGAAAATGCAGCACAGTATTACAATCCTAATGCATTGTTTTAA